A genome region from Penicillium psychrofluorescens genome assembly, chromosome: 3 includes the following:
- a CDS encoding uncharacterized protein (ID:PFLUO_005775-T1.cds;~source:funannotate): MAAPQPSDAPPSSATGAVLVTSQPVPEGSQEVRGVDFDSFHGRDITVAELVDNLAHTGFQGSAVAEAARIINDMRAYRHPETGEKTTIFLGYTSNLISSGLRDTLRYLVKHKHVSAIVTTAGGVEEDLIKCLAPTYLGSFTTPGAGLRAKGLNRIGNLLVPNSNYCAFEDWVVPILDRMLEEQEAARKKALETGDEEDELHWTPSRITERLGREINHEDSVLYWAARNGIPVFCPALTDGSLGDMLYFHTFKSSPQRLRVDIVDDVRRINTMAVRAAHAGMIILGGGVVKHHIANACLMRNGAEHAVYVNTAQEFDGSDAGARPDEAVSWGKIKPDARSVKVYAEATVVFPLIVAASFARAGSPSMQD; the protein is encoded by the exons atggccgcccCGCAACCTTCGGACGCGCCCCCTTCCTCAGCGACCGGCGCTGTGCTGGTCACCTCGCAGCCGGTCCCCGAGGGCTCTCAGGAAGTACGTGGGGTGGATTTTGATTCCTTCCATGGCCGCGATAtcaccgtcgccgagctggtcgacaACCTGGCCCATACGGGGTTCCAGGGCAGCGCCGTTGCCGAGGCGGCTcgcatcatcaatgacaTG CGAGCCTACCGTCACCCCGAGACCGGCGAAAAGaccaccatcttcctcggGTACACCTCTAATTTGATCTCGTCCGGTCTGCGTGACACGTTGCGGTATCTGGTCAAGCACAAGCATGTGTCCGCCATCGTCACCACGGCCGGAggggtggaggaggaccTGATCAAGTGCCTGGCACCCACCTATCTCGGATCGTTCACCACGCCCGGGGCCGGCCTGCGAGCCAAGGGCCTGAACCGCATTGGCAACCTGCTGGTGCCCAATAGCAACTACTGTGCCTTTGAGGACTGGGTGGTCCCGATCCTCGATCGcatgctggaggagcaggaagcgGCCAGAAAGAAGGCGCTCGAGACGGgggacgaggaggatgagctgCACTGGACCCCCAGCCGCATTACGGAGAGGCTCGGTCGGGAGATCAACCACGAGGACTCGGTGCTCTACTGGGCGGCCCGCAACGGGATCCCCGTGTTCTGTCCCGCGCTGACCGATGGGTCGCTGGGCGACATGCTCTACTTTCACACGTTCAAGTCGTCCCCGCAGCGGCTGCGCGTCGAcattgtcgatgatgtcCGCCGcatcaacaccatggccgtgCGAGCCGCGCACGCGGGCATGATTATTCTGGGCGGCGGTGTGGTAAAGcaccacatcgccaacgcgTGCCTGATGCGCAATGGCGCGGAACATGCGGTCTACGTGAACACGGCGCAGGAATTCGACGGGAGCGATGCCGGCGCACGGCCGGACGAGGCGGTGAGCTGGGGCAAGATCAAACCGGACGCGCGATCGGTCAAGGTGTACGCCGAGGCAACGGTGGTGTTTCCGCTCATTGTGGCAGCCTCGTTTGCGCGTGCGGGTTCCCCCTCGATGCAGGATTGA
- a CDS encoding uncharacterized protein (ID:PFLUO_005774-T1.cds;~source:funannotate), which translates to MDPATDPVTNAQPTAPDRGTDSGDVVDSSQSPQVADQPSQHTSTEQSQPVAESHPPASNPSTTESSESVEHAYWAEFDVDTSAPDEEEVKEIEAAENDYSAHDYGYWEKNFFGNLDDPEYQPSEKARLTWKIKGVRGTAERPNREKVMRSPAAYVGGYWWRIKFYPRGNNVGALSVYLECSRTLPAPDQQQPQTEFQVRRGPSDSALDAPELDMHFDETDDPAAWLEEYKSQYPAAAAAAAAPTGPDTDLWRVSSQIGVLVYNPAEPRTGWMQSSCHQFNPHNLDWGWTYFHGPWDQIQIRRRGQHRPLLCDDTLAFDAYIQVIDDPTKSLWWHPSDSEPTWDSLSLTGYRPLGDSVINHSAEVAGLASWLHIAPFCKIIQSVDVLEHLHNCDVKPKPLCDALQKLLWQLRCRSKSLQYVDTDGITSTLRNLHEYSSDVSEFWERLRRTLELELAGTDAGKQFAQLFDSPAPDTLTVQSARPVNTLPTGFNSRLRVSADQFPSTGEAVKNFLDAKPGSWSLPPILHVELNRHVLDKGMRWQLLYSKVDLDEELDLAPYVVDGQDGKYVLYGYVVHRGRRTSGKFFSILRPAGPGTKWLAFDDGSDNRVECLTRTTALGPHLGLNSSQAVDHKKGHDVPIGVMYIRSDKVSEILPGPQGPWKVSKELKQYYETGVYPSTPQSADGNVQVEVYSLSQYEQLNSLFDTYDLMSQAKAANGVMYMTLPRSSPIVDLRKKIALWKSTDSEALRPERVRLWQVGHTRAQFGPTLAFDRITDLSAPLDPSLSTIRFWVETISEADAKLFAMPDPPTATTAEDKPDESVFERENSGTPEPFPSMADGDAEASSSGNVPNESAAAPAQVTSIPDISGSLPPVATASLEADASAERAEVEAALAVAAAHDRRATEAAPTTSTEQTSSSSINATPAEPAQSESTANPVELEAALPVGHAYYFIQIFDADKQVLRTVGSFFSQLEANVKASIRNHLQRPIRQDFLIWKRVDGTTVTTVSPAETFLDVVVPHGACIIIGDKLSKDKRSQLGAAGLFASPDRLVQYLWAESRGHPIQGFTGTKTVEATFTADYYSGQFLKGYYHGQGKHISGTGTVYEGDFVLGRCQGQGKMEYPTGDTYDGDWVEDVRHGQGTYIEKITGNKYVGGYKDGKRHGKGISYWEVAEDEMDLCQICYSEEQNAVFCDCGHVCACVTCAKQVDLCPICRKTIKSVIKIYRT; encoded by the exons ATGGATCCTGCCACGGACCCGGTGACCAACGCCCAGCCAACGGCTCCCGATAGGGGGACCGACAGCGGGGACGTGGTCGACTCTTCACAGTCCCCTCAAGTGGCGGACCAGCCGAGTCAACATACCTCCACCGAGCAATCGCAGCCCGTCGCCGAATCCCATCCGCCTGCCTCGAACCCGTCGACCACGGAATCCTCCGAGTCCGTCGAGCATGCCTACTGGGCCGAATTCGATGTAGATACAAGTGCCccggacgaggaggaggtgaaggagatcgaggcggcCGAGAATGACTACAGTGCTCATGACT ACGGGTACTGGGAGAAGAACTTCTTCGGAAATCTCGATGACCCCGAGTATCAACCTAGCGAGAAGGCTCGCCTCACCTGGAAGATCAAGGGTGTCCGAGGCACCGCAGAACGGCCGAATCGAGAGAAGGTCATGCGCTCTCCGGCCGCATACGTTGGCGGATATTGGTGGCGAATCAAATTCTACCCCCGCGGAAACAATGTAGGCGCACTGAGTGTCTATCTCGAGTGTTCTCGGACTCTCCCCGCCCCCGACCAGCAACAGCCCCAGACAGAATTCCAAGTTCGCCGAGGCCCGTCGGATTCCGCCCTCGATGCGCCAGAACTAGACATGCACTTTGACGAAACCGACGATCCAGCGGCCTGGTTGGAAGAATACAAATCGCAATATCccgcggccgcggctgcgGCGGCCGCGCCGACTGGGCCGGACACGGACCTCTGGCGGGTGTCGTCCCAGATTGGTGTCCTTGTGTACAATCCGGCGGAACCGCGGACGGGATGGATGCAGTCCTCGTGCCATCAGTTCAACCCGCACAACTTGGACTGGGGATGGACCTATTTCCACGGCCCGTGGGACCAGATCCAGATtcgccgacgaggccagCACCGCCCCTTGCTGTGCGATGACACGCTCGCCTTCGATGCCTATATCCAAGTGATCGATGATCCAACAAAGTCCCTGTGGTGGCATCCCAGTGACTCGGAGCCGACGTGGGACAGCCTGTCTCTGACGGGCTACCGGCCTCTCGGAGACTCGGTCATCAACCACAGTGCTGAGGTGGCCGGACTGGCCTCGTGGTTGCACATCGCCCCATTCTGCAAGATCATCCAAAGTGTGGATGTGCTCGAACACTTGCACAATTGCGATGTCAAGCCCAAGCCTTTGTGTGACGCCCTGCAGAAGCTCTTGTGGCAGCTACGCTGCCGCAGCAAGTCTTTGCAGTATGTCGACACAGATGGCATCACATCCACGTTGCGTAATCTCCACGAGTATTCCAGCGACGTGTCAGAGTTCTGGGAGCGTCTGCGCCGGACGCTGGAACTGGAGCTCGCGGGTACTGACGCTGGCAAGCAATTCGCCCAGCTGTTTGATAGTCCAGCCCCCGATACTTTGACCGTGCAGTCAGCCAGGCCCGTGAATACCCTGCCAACGGGTTTCAATTCTCGTCTGCGTGTTTCGGCTGATCAATTCCCGTCCACGGGAGAAGCGGTCAAGAACTTCCTCGACGCCAAGCCAGGCTCATGGTCTCTACCACCGATTCTGCACGTTGAACTCAACCGCCATGTGCTCGACAAGGGCATGCGGTGGCAGCTGCTATACAGCAAAGTCGAtttggacgaggagctggatctcgcTCCGTATGTGGtggatggccaggatggcaAGTATGTCCTTTACGGCTATGTCGTGCACCGTGGTCGCCGCACATCTGGCAAGTTCTTCAGCATTCTCCGGCCGGCCGGCCCTGGAACCAAATGGTTGGCTTTCGATGACGGCAGCGACAACCGCGTGGAGTGCCTGACCCGCACGACGGCCCTGGGTCCGCATCTAGGTCTCAACTCGTCTCAAGCTGTGGATCACAAGAAGGGCCATGACGTTCCCATCGGCGTGATGTACATCCGCAGCGACAAGGTGTCCGAGATCCTGCCCGGTCCCCAGGGTCCGTGGAAGGTTTCAAAGGAGCTTAAGCAGTACTACGAGACCGGCGTTTATCCTTCAACCCCTCAGTCGGCCGACGGCAATGTTCAAGTCGAGGTCTACTCCCTGTCCCAGTACGAGCAGCTGAACAGTCTCTTCGACACCTACGACCTCATGTCCCAGGCCAAAGCTGCGAATGGGGTCATGTACATGACCCTGCCCCGCTCGTCTCCCATCGTCGATCTGCGTAAGAAGATTGCGTTGTGGAAGTCGACAGACTCCGAGGCTCTTCGGCCTGAAAGAGTTCGTCTCTGGCAGGTCGGACACACTCGCGCCCAGTTTGGTCCCACACTTGCGTTTGATCGGATTACGGATCTGAGTGCACCGCTCGATCCCTCGTTGAGCACGATTCGCTTCTGGGTGGAGACTATCTCAGAAGCGGATGCCAAGCTCTTTGCCATGCCTGATCCGCCTACGGCGACTACAGCTGAAGACAAACCCGACGAGTCTGTTTTCGAGCGCGAAAACTCTGGCACGCCCGAACCGTTTCCCTCCATGGCTGACGGGGATGCGGAGGCTAGTTCCTCTGGCAACGTCCCCAACGAGagtgctgctgctcctgcacAAGTCACCAGTATTCCTGACATTAGTGGTTCACTTCCCCCAGTGGCCACTGCGTCTCTAGAAGCCGATGCCTCGGCGGAAAGAGCCGAGGTTGAAGCCGCTCTGGCAGTGGCCGCAGCCCATGACCGACGAGCGACGGAGGCTGCGCCGACTACCTCGACTGAACAGACCTCAAGTAGCTCCATCAACGCGACACCCGCTGAGCCCGCTCAGTCTGAATCCACGGCGAATCCGGTTGAGCTAGAGGCAGCCCTCCCCGTGGGCCACGCGTACTACTTCATTCAGATCTTCGATGCCGACAAGCAAGTCCTGCGCACTGTGGGCTCGTTCTTCTCCCAGCTCGAAGCGAATGTTAAGGCATCAATTCGGAACCATCTCCAACGGCCGATTCGACAGGATTTCCTCATATGGAAGCGAGTGGATGGCACCACCGTCACGACAGTTTCACCGGCCGAAACCTTCCTCGACGTTGTTGTTCCTCACGGTGCCTGTATCATTATCGGGGATAAGTTGAGTAAAGACAA ACGCTCTCAGcttggcgctgctggctTGTTCGCCAGTCCCGATCGCCTCGTTCAGTACTTATGGGCCGAGTCTCGCGGCCATCCTATCCAAGGCTTCACTGGCACCAAGACTGTGGAAGCCACTTTCACAGCCGACTACTACAGCGGCCAGTTCCTGAAGGGCTACTACCACGGTCAAGGCAAACACATTTCGGGCACAGGTACCGTGTACGAGGGTGACTTCGTCCTGGGTCGATGCCAGGGCCAAGGCAAAATGGAGTACCCTACAGGCGACACATACGACGGCGACTGGGTCGAAGACGTGCGCCATGGTCAAGGCACCTACATCGAGAAGATAACGGGCAACAAGTACGTCGGTGGCTACAAAGACGGCAAGCGCCATGGCAAGGGCATCAGCTACTGGGAAGTGGCcgaggacgagatggatCTGTGCCAGATCTGTTACTCAGAGGAGCAGAATGCCGTCTTCTGCGACTGTGGCCATGTCTGCGCGTGCGTGACCTGTGCGAAGCAGGTGGATCTCTGTCCGATCTGCCGCAAGACTATCAAGAGCGTCATCAAGATCTATCGAACATAA
- a CDS encoding uncharacterized protein (ID:PFLUO_005773-T1.cds;~source:funannotate), which yields MGKGRRMKKQGPPAPLDESKISMLKKRKAGEAESAQKAAAAPAKKRRRADVDEEEVVTKTAAPKKTNVNGAAAMNGKKEQKKAVSGKKQPVPMDSDSEDDEFEDLDGVSEGSMDSDQMVEGLSDLEDDDELNAEDDSVLDSDEGDHPRETMFSDDEDLSDAEERLTAANIEGLSRKLDAAKEAEDEEAEQELQESAMQTNIAGDRPDVFGDAETGQPGLAPDLQLLRQRITDTIRILGDLKSLGNPDKSRADYLDLLLNDICTYYGYTRFLAEKLFNLFTPMEAFAFFEANETPRPVVIRTNTLRTNRRSLAQALINRGVVLEPVGKWSKVGLQVFESAVPLGATPEYLAGHYILQAASSFLPVMALAPQPNERVLDMAAAPGGKTTYMSALMRNTGCVIANDASKPRAKGLIGNIHRLGCKNTIVTNLDARTAFPKAMGGFDRVLLDAPCTGTGVISKDPGVKTSKNERDFLAIPHMQRQLLLAAIDSVDHSSKTGGYIVYSTCSVTVEENEAVVQYVLRKRPNVKIVDTGLGDFGSPGFTSYMSKKFDAKMALTRRYFPHRENVDGFYVCKLKKIGPTVSANPTDDAPAATAGDRPAKKSVPSATSSDDEVVDKTPIQDEDGSTMDFEGGTFGPFEEDDDADRIARAERNRLRRKGLNPKGVLNKPKKTKKSDESTLQPEKAKTETEATTKKSLNQGGKGEKKTVTKGEKEKKKDKKGKQASK from the coding sequence ATGGGCAAAGGTCGTCGCATGAAGAAGCAGGGCCCCCCGGCCCCGCTGGATGAGAGCAAGATTTCCAtgctcaagaagcgcaaggctgGTGAGGCAGAGTCGGCCcagaaggctgctgctgcgccggccaAGAAGCGGCGGAGGGCCgatgtcgacgaggaagaggtggtgACGAAGACGGCGGCACCTAAGAAGACCAATGTCAATGGTGCAGCTGCGATGAATGGCAAGAAAGAACAGAAGAAAGCCGTGTCAGGGAAGAAGCAACCCGTGCCCATGGATTCGGATTCAGAGGATGATGAGTTTGAAGACCTGGATGGCGTCAGTGAGGGATCAATGGATAGCGATCAGATGGTGGAAGGGCTGTCCGAcctggaggacgacgacgaacTCAATGCTGAAGATGACTCGGTTCTCGACTCCGACGAAGGTGATCACCCGCGCGAAACCATGTTctccgacgatgaagacCTGTCCGATGCGGAGGAGAGGTTGACCGCAGCCAACATTGAGGGATTGTCGCGGAAATTGGACGCTGCCAAGGAggcggaagacgaagaggcAGAGCAGGAATTGCAGGAGTCCGCCATGCAGACCAACATCGCCGGCGACCGTCCTGATGTGTTCGGTGACGCCGAGACTGGCCAGCCAGGTCTGGCACCcgatctgcagctgctgcggcagcgcATCACCGATACTATCCGTATTCTGGGCGACCTGAAGTCTCTGGGTAACCCCGACAAGTCGCGTGCCGACTACCTTGACCTGCTCCTGAATGATATCTGCACCTACTACGGCTACACCCGCTTCCTGGCCGAAAAGTTGTTCAACCTGTTCACGCCCATGGAggcctttgccttcttcgAGGCCAACGAAACCCCCCGCCCAGTCGTTATTCGTACCAACACCCTGCGCACGAACCGTCGGTCCCTTGCCCAGGCTTTGATCAACCGCGGTGTCGTTCTTGAGCCCGTCGGGAAATGGTCCAAGGTTGGACTGCAGGTTTTCGAGTCTGCCGTGCCCCTGGGTGCCACACCGGAGTACTTGGCCGGCCACTACATTCTGCAGGCGGCGTCCTCTTTCCTGCCGGTCATGGCTCTGGCACCCCAGCCTAATGAGCGCGTCCTCGATATGGCCGCCGCGCCCGGCGGTAAGACCACCTACATGTCCGCGCTGATGCGCAACACGGGCTGTGTGATCGCCAACGATGCCAGCAAGCCCCGTGCTAAGGGTTTGATTGGTAACATCCACCGTCTCGGCTGTAAGAACACCATCGTGACCAACCTGGATGCTCGCACAGCGTTCCCCAAAGCTATGGGTGGCTTCGACCGCGTTTTGCTGGACGCTCCCTGTACCGGTACCGGTGTCATTTCGAAGGACCCCGGCGTGAAGACATCCAAGAACGAGCGCGATTTCCTGGCCATCCCGCACATGCAGCGCCAACTTCTTCTGGCGGCCATCGACTCGGTCGACCACTCCTCCAAGACCGGAGGATACATTGTCTACTCGACCTGTAGTGTCACCGTGGAGGAGAACGAGGCCGTGGTGCAGTACGTGCTGCGGAAACGGCCCAATGTCAAGATTGTGGACACGGGTCTAGGCGATTTCGGTAGCCCTGGTTTCACCAGCTACATGAGCAAGAAGTTCGATGCCAAGATGGCGCTTACCCGCCGCTACTTCCCGCACCGCGAGAACGTCGACGGCTTCTACGTCTGCAAACTCAAGAAGATTGGTCCTACCGTCTCTGCCAACCCGACTGACGATGCCCCCGCTGCTACGGCTGGAGATCGTCCCGCCAAAAAGAGTGTCCCCTCCGCTACCTCTTCGGATGACGAGGTGGTCGACAAGACTCCGATtcaggatgaggatgggTCCACAATGGACTTTGAAGGAGGCACTTTCGGTCCATtcgaagaggatgacgatgctGACCGCATCGCCCGCGCTGAGCGTAACCGTCTGCGCCGCAAGGGTCTCAACCCCAAGGGTGTTCTGAACAAAcccaagaagaccaagaagtCGGACGAGTCGACCTTGCAGCCAGAAAAGGCCAAGACTGAAACTGAGGCTACTACAAAGAAGTCCTTGAATCAAGGCGGCAAGGGGGAGAAAAAGACGGTGACCAAGggagaaaaggagaagaagaaggacaagaagggGAAGCAGGCGAGCAAGTGA